A portion of the Barnesiella propionica genome contains these proteins:
- a CDS encoding sigma-54-dependent transcriptional regulator has translation MNKILIVEDDITYAKMLKTWLSRKGFDVVSVSEVGKAEKYLAENKVSLILSDLRLPDRDGIELLVWIRENDLDIPLIVMTGYAGIQSAVQAMKLGAVDYVEKPMNPDALLKKIEDALNPVANDKNAPREKRKEKNSRKQALTSANYLEGESEAAKQLYNYVRLVAPTSMSVLINGASGTGKEYVARQIHYLSKRSDKPFVAIDCGAIPRDLAASEFFGHKKGSFTGALSDKIGAFEAADGGTIFLDEVGNLNYDTQIQLLRVLQERKIRPVGSNTEIPVDVRLISATNENLQDAMEKGNFRDDLYHRINEFTIRMPQLCERKEDILLFADFFLDRANKELGKDVSGFEDKALQKIRTYSWPGNLRQMKNVIKRATLLTSGRYITSDELDIDIVQESDVPDIMPLRNVATERERIIEALQRTGNNKSKAAELLQIDRKTLYNKLKLYHIEE, from the coding sequence ATGAATAAGATATTGATCGTAGAAGATGATATTACATATGCGAAGATGCTTAAAACCTGGCTTTCGCGTAAAGGATTTGATGTCGTTTCTGTCAGTGAGGTCGGGAAAGCGGAAAAATATCTGGCGGAAAATAAAGTATCGCTTATTCTTTCGGATCTACGATTACCCGACAGGGATGGCATCGAATTATTGGTCTGGATACGTGAAAATGATTTGGATATTCCGTTAATCGTTATGACGGGTTATGCCGGTATTCAGTCGGCAGTACAGGCGATGAAGTTGGGTGCCGTGGATTATGTAGAAAAACCGATGAACCCGGATGCGTTATTAAAAAAGATAGAAGATGCTCTGAACCCGGTTGCAAATGATAAGAATGCACCCCGGGAAAAAAGAAAAGAAAAGAACAGCCGTAAACAAGCATTGACTTCAGCGAATTATTTAGAAGGAGAAAGTGAAGCGGCAAAACAATTATATAATTATGTCCGTTTGGTTGCTCCTACTTCGATGTCGGTGCTTATAAACGGTGCTAGCGGAACCGGGAAAGAATATGTTGCCCGACAAATTCATTATTTGAGTAAGCGTTCTGATAAACCTTTTGTCGCTATAGATTGCGGTGCGATCCCGCGTGATCTTGCCGCATCGGAATTCTTCGGTCATAAAAAAGGTTCGTTTACGGGAGCCCTTTCCGATAAAATCGGGGCGTTTGAAGCAGCGGACGGAGGCACTATTTTTTTGGATGAAGTGGGTAATCTGAATTATGATACACAGATACAGCTACTTCGGGTTCTGCAGGAAAGAAAAATAAGGCCGGTGGGTTCCAATACAGAAATACCTGTTGATGTAAGGTTGATAAGCGCGACTAATGAAAATTTGCAGGATGCGATGGAAAAAGGTAACTTCAGAGATGACCTTTATCATCGGATCAATGAATTTACTATTCGTATGCCGCAGCTTTGTGAAAGAAAAGAAGATATATTACTGTTCGCTGATTTTTTTCTGGACAGGGCGAATAAAGAATTAGGTAAAGATGTTTCCGGATTTGAAGATAAGGCTTTGCAAAAAATTCGTACATATAGTTGGCCCGGTAATCTGAGACAAATGAAAAATGTGATTAAAAGAGCAACTTTGTTAACTAGCGGACGCTATATCACATCCGATGAATTAGATATCGATATTGTGCAGGAATCTGATGTACCGGATATTATGCCGTTGAGAAACGTGGCGACAGAACGTGAACGTATAATAGAAGCGTTACAACGTACGGGCAACAATAAAAGTAAAGCTGCCGAGCTTTTGCAGATTGACAGGAAGACATTGTACAATAAACTTAAATTGTACCATATTGAAGAATGA